In Acidimicrobiia bacterium, the following are encoded in one genomic region:
- a CDS encoding MBL fold metallo-hydrolase has translation DTSVTAYLHPDDLWLAMDPESQLRSLFGTSAVPGDFAPPERFGDLGHGDALDLAGLSVGVVHTPGHTPGHCCFYLEDEGALFSGDQLFAGSIGRTDLPGGDHAALMRSMVERVLTLPPGIDVLPGHGPTTTLAVERRSNPFLQGL, from the coding sequence GACACGTCGGTGACCGCCTACCTGCATCCCGACGACCTGTGGCTCGCCATGGACCCGGAGTCGCAGTTGAGGAGCCTCTTCGGCACGAGCGCCGTGCCGGGGGACTTCGCGCCTCCCGAGCGCTTCGGCGACCTCGGACACGGCGACGCCCTCGACCTGGCGGGTCTCAGCGTCGGCGTCGTCCACACCCCCGGGCACACGCCGGGCCATTGCTGCTTCTATCTCGAGGACGAGGGAGCTCTCTTCTCGGGGGATCAGCTGTTCGCCGGCTCCATCGGGAGGACGGATCTGCCGGGAGGCGACCACGCCGCCCTGATGCGCTCGATGGTCGAGCGAGTGTTGACCCTTCCGCCGGGAATCGACGTGCTCCCCGGCCACGGACCCACGACTACGCTTGCCGTCGAGCGCCGTAGCAACCCCTTCCTGCAGGGGCTCTGA